Proteins encoded together in one Chelonoidis abingdonii isolate Lonesome George chromosome 1, CheloAbing_2.0, whole genome shotgun sequence window:
- the PHETA2 gene encoding sesquipedalian-2: MKLNERSVAHYATCDSPTDHAGFLHKRVKQHHHHHHHHHHTTSYHRRWFILKGNLLFYFEDRESRDPLGLVVLEGCTVELCEAAEEFAFAIRFDDAGAKAYVLVADCQATMEGWVKALSRASFDYMRLVVRELEKQLEDARKSLAACHKSPRKSSSGRKRHLSNPAMALVQEQPPILENGYSTWGSGYIPAGASCSDHDGGCSKPPPLPPRRRLAAGSGCGALATGLSLTGQESPVSPETACFSKLHNWYGQEIAEIRREWLESQRSGEL; this comes from the coding sequence ATGAAGCTGAATGAGCGAAGTGTGGCGCACTATGCCACATGTGACTCTCCGACAGACCATGCCGGCTTCCTCCACAAGCGTGTCAAGcagcaccaccatcaccaccatcatcaccaccacaCCACTTCCTACCACCGTCGCTGGTTCATCCTCAAGGGCAACCTGCTGTTCTATTTTGAAGATCGTGAGAGCCGGGACCCTTTGGGGCTTGTTGTGCTGGAGGGCTGCACCGTGGAACTGTGCGAGGCTGCCGAGGAGTTTGCCTTTGCCATCCGCTTTGATGACGCTGGTGCCAAGGCCTATGTGCTGGTGGCTGACTGCCAGGCCACCATGGAGGGATGGGTGAAGGCGCTTTCGCGAGCCAGCTTTGACTACATGCGTTTGGTGGTGAGAGAGCTGGAGAAGCAGCTGGAGGATGCCCGTAAGAGCTTGGCTGCCTGCCACAAATCTCCAAGGAAGTCGTCATCTGGCAGAAAAAGGCATTTGTCCAATCCTGCTATGGCGCTCGTCCAGGAACAGCCTCCCATCTTGGAGAATGGTTACTCCACATGGGGCAGTGGTTACATCCCTGCAGGGGCCTCCTGCTCTGATCACGATGGGGGGTGTTCCAAACCCCCGCCCCTGCCTCCTCGCCGGCGCTTGGCAGCTGGCAGTGGATGCGGAGCACTCGCCACTGGCCTCTCTTTGACTGGGCAGGAAAGCCCCGTGTCTCCGGAGACAGCCTGTTTCTCCAAGCTACACAACTGGTATGGTCAGGAGATTGCGGAGATAAggagggagtggctggagagccAGAGGAGTGGGGAACTGTGA